From the genome of uncultured Methanobacterium sp.:
TAATATCTTCCCCAGAATTTTCTTTTTTATTATCTTTTTTATCATTTTTAGATTGACCACGTTCCAATGCTATCTCCCGGACTAAATTGCTTATTTCCCCTTCAACATTTTCAATGAGGTTGTATATTTTGAATATAAAATAATAACAGCCTATGAGGCCTATGATTAGGATAAGGTCTAAACCTCGTCCGATTCCAGTTATACTGGCCAGGGCTGATGTGGTGTCAGGATCGATTGAAAAAATAATTAAAAGCAACCAGATAGCAATCCATACTATTAACATGTTAAAAGACATTTTCCCGTCTTTAAACCTTAAAAAAGTTATTAATATCCCAATTATTCCTATAATTATTCCTATGTACTGGTACAATATCATTGAAACGCGCTCCTGTTATTTGAAAACATTTCTAATTAGCCTGGCCAATATTTTTAAACCCACCCTGGTGTTAGTGCCCTTAGAGAGTGAGTAATCAGTGTAAATAGTGGTTATGGGTACTTCGACCATGCGCAGATGTTTTCTCCCTACTTCCCCAATTATCTCGGAAGAAACTCCGTAATCTCGGGAGTGGAGTTCCATTAAACCCGCTGCTTCCCTGTTAAATGCACGGAGACCTGATTGAGAATCCTCAACATTCTTTCCATAAAAAATGATAGTGATTAAGTTCATCACCACGTTCCCGAACTTCTTATGAAATGGCATCTCATTGAAGTTCCTCTTCCCAATCACCACATCTGCTTCATCATGGATCAGGGGCTGGCAGAGGGGAAGAATGTCCTGGGCATGATGTTGACCATCAGCATCAAAGGTAACGATTATAGTAGAGTCATGGGTAAGTGCAGCTTCAATTCCGGTTCTCAAGGTCGCTCCCAATCCTCTGTTAATAAGATGCCGGTATAAACTTACCTGGGATGGATACTTCTTTAAAAAATTCAGGGAAACTTGGTAGGTGTTATCAGTGGAACCATCATCAACCACAATCAGATTAAAACCAACATCAATCAATTCTTCCATAACATCTTTAATGGTTTTTTCTTCATTGTAAGCAGGTAGCACGATGTATATGCCTTTTTGTCTCTCTGATGATTTAAGGGGTTTGGTGTCTTTCAAATCTAATTCTCCCTGTGATTAGAAAGTTAACATAATTGTATTGATTATAAAATGTTTATTGATTAAGAAGTTTAATGATTATGAAAGTTTAATTTTCATTGATTTTCATGGCCAGTTCTGCTACTCTCTTACCAAGGTTACGAGAGGTTTGAAGGCCCACTTCATCACTTTCTGAGGCTTCTTTGGCACTTCCAACTCCAGTTCCACCATAGTGAGCCAGGGGAGCACCATCCCCCACAATTACAACATCATGGATCAGTAGAAAGTCGTGGATAGCAGATATTGTAGTTTCTTGACCACCGTTACGTGATCCTCCAACAGCAATTGCCCCACCAACCTTATTTTTCAATTTGAAATCCATACGGAGAGGTCTTGACCTGTCTATTAACATTTTTAGCTGAGAAGTAACACTACCAAAGTAAACAGGACTACCTATGATCAGCCCATGGGACTCCCTTATTTTTTCCAGTATTCCACCCATATCATCATATATAGCACATTCTCCAGTTGCTTTACATATGTCACAGGCAATACATGGTTCAATTTCAGCAGTTCCCAATTTTATGAGTTCTATCTTGGCTCCAGCATCTTTAGCAGATTGAAGAGCTTCTGTTACCAGATTTTCAGTGTTACCATTACTACGGGGACTTCCCACAATTCCAATGATCTTGACCAATTCGACATCTCCTGAAATTTCAATTTATAGTTAAATTTATTGATGTAATTCATGTACATTTAAAAACTTTAACCATTTGAAAACATATTGTATTAGTAAACCTAATTATGTAAAAATGATTTTAATTAAATATATGCACAAATTAAGTATGTACATAGTTTTTAAGTAATTGTATGTTTAACTATACTTTACATTTTTGTCCGTTTAACTAAATTTTAACAAAAATTTTATCTTTAATCCGTTCAATGAATCTCGTTACATAGTCATGTTTTAATATATATCTCTTAAATTTTATCTCTATCTTCAAATTAAAAAAAAATGCATATTCGAATCTCCAAACTTATTTGAATCTTTAAAGTAACCCATAGCAATATAATTTAATCTTGCTTGCAATTATAATTTAATCAAGCGTACTGAGTTAAATCAATATTATTATAATATTGAACATTGACTCATTTGTATCGAAAAATTTACTCATTTAAAAATTTAAGGTAATTTAAAAAAATTTTAAGAGTTTTCTTCTATGGAAAAGAACAAAAATTCATTTTACACTCCTTTGACTCCTGAAGAAAGGGCCATGGACATAGTAAGGGAATGGTCATTAAAAGAGAAAAAAGGAGATAAAAATGCACGCAAGTGGGCTGCTCTAAAAATTAAAGATTTTTTGGTGGAAACCTCCGATGGTACTTACACTTTGCAGTCTGAAGTGATGAATGAGTCTCGAGAAACAATGCACACTACTCATGGTGCCTTTCGCGAGGCCCGTGAGAAATTCGCTCAACCTGCAAATCTGAGGGGCAAGAAAAAGATTGCGATTCTGGATATTTGCAGTGGACTGGGAATTAATGCAATAGCAGCTCTGGAACAGGTCCTAGACCTCCTGTGGGAAGGTAAGATAAAACAGTTGGAGATGGATCTGGTGGAAATATCGTGGGAAGTTTTAGCTGCAACCCTCTTAATACCATGTCCTTTAAAAAATAAACCCTCTAAAGATAATCCTTCAGATAATCATTCAAAAAATAATCCCTCAAATCCTCATTCAATAGAAGCCTATCACATAATTCGAAAAGTTATAGAAAATTACTTAATAACTTCAGGATTACTGTCATTTCCATGCGAGATGAAAGAAATTCCATCCAGTGTGGATATCCGTTTGCACTGTAAGGATGCTCGGAAAATGATAATGGAACGTTCAGAAACCCAGTGCTATGATGCCGTATTTTTGGACCCTTTCAGTCCTCATAAATCTCCCGAGCTTTACAGCCAAGAATTTTTAGCTAAACTTGGAAGCTTACTTAAAAAAGAGGGGGTTATTATAACCTACACTTCTGCAGCCCCAGTGCGATACGCACTCATTGATACTGGCCTGGAAATAGGAGAAGGACCTGCTTTGGGAAGAAGTGGTGGAACAATTGCTTCTTTCACATTAAACAGAATTCCCAAATCTTTGAACCAAAGCGATGAGCGCATGATTGCACTGTCTGATGCTGGAATTCCCTTTAGGGATCCGGATCTAAACTCTTCAACTGATGAAATAATTCAAAAAAGACAGCTTGAGAGGATGGCTTTAAGGGGTCACTATAAAATGGCATCAACCGTTAAAGCACCGGTTTATCTGGCCAGTGATCTGGAGGATATGAAAATTAAAAGACGGGTGCTCAAACATCTGGAAAAATTTAATATCAACGATTTAAATTCATTAAAAGCTCGTTATCTGGTGTGTCCCCAGTTTTCAAATTGCATATGTTGTTGTGGCCAGGAGGAACTTTCAACTTCCAGAGAAAGGATCAAAGAGATGGAGAAAAGATTAAAGATAGTAGCTGAGGGTAATTTTAAAGATGAGTAATTTTAGTGATTATAAGAATAAAAATAAGTATAAAATTAAATAATATATTCATTAAACAGTATTGTAATTAAAAATTAGAGAATATTCTATTTGAGTTACAGTTATTGATTGATATTGAGTTTATTAAAATTCTGTTTATTAGAGATATTTTTATAAGGTGAAAAATTTGAGCTTTGAAATAAAATATAAAGATGCAAGGGGCCGAGTGGGAACCCTTAAAACACCACATGGAACCATAAAAACCCCCGCACTCATGCCAGTTATACACCCCGGAAAACAAACCCTCCAGGTTGCTGATTATGGAGCAGAGGTTGTGATCACCAATGCCTACCTTATCTATAAAAATGAGGATCTAAGGGAAATAGCACTGGAAAAAGGTGTTCATGAGTTAATTGACTTTTCAGGACCAATAATCACAGATTCTGGATCCTTTCAGCTATCGGTGTACGGAGATGTTCAGGTTTCCAATCAGGAAATAATTGAGTTTCAGGAAAAAATAGGGACAGACATTGGAACATCTCTGGATATACCCACCCCTCCATCAGTTAAACGTGAACGTGCAGAGAGAGAACTGGAAATCACACTCCAGAGAGCCATTGAATCACTGGAAATCCGGGATGAATTGATGCTTAACTCAGTGGTGCAGGGCTCCACCTTCCCGGACCTGCGTAGCAAGTGTGCTGATGCACTGGGAGAAATGGATTTCCAGGTCCACCCCATTGGAGCGGTGGTTCCGCTCATGGAATCCTACCGTTATAAAGAGTTAGTGGAAGTGGTTATGGCTTCGGTGAGCCATCTACCTGATTCAAGACCCCGCCACCTTATGGGTGCCGGTCACCCCATGATCTTCGCTCTGGCAGTGGCCATGGGCTGTGATCTTTTTGACTCAGCAGCGTACATATTATATGCTGAGGATGATCGTCTTTTAATGCCTAATGGAACATTAAAACTGGAAAACCTCTATGAAATGCCCTGCTCCTGTGAAGTGTGCACCAGTTACACTCCAGAACAACTGAGGCAAATGGAAAAAGCTGAAAGATCCGAATTACTGGCCATACATAATTTAAGAGTGAGTCTTGCCGAGATGAGAATGATCCGCCAGGCTATAGTGGAAGGAAGTCTCTGGGAACTGGTTGAGCAGCGTTGCCGAGCCCATCCATTCCTCCTGGAAGCACTGCGCACTCTTAAAAATTACCAGGAAGACCTGGAAAAATACGATCCTCCCTACAAGAAATCCGCATTTTTCTACACTGGATCTGAATCCTTAAGTCGTCCAGAGGTGTACCGACACCTCAAAAGAATTAAAAGAATACCTTCTAAAAAGAGCGTATTACTGCTTCCCCGGGGCAGTAAACCATATTCCGAACGGCTTTATGATATTCCCGAAAGATTCTATCGGATTATCAGTAAGGAAAATGCCAGTGAACAAGAAAGTTTCACTGGACCAGATAGTGTCATTGATCAGGAAGATATGCAGGTAACAGTGGTTGATGTGCCATTTGGGGTGATCCCACTGGAACTGGATCAGGTATATCCCCTGGCCCAGAATGAATCACCGGATAGTTACGATG
Proteins encoded in this window:
- a CDS encoding glycosyltransferase family 2 protein, whose protein sequence is MKDTKPLKSSERQKGIYIVLPAYNEEKTIKDVMEELIDVGFNLIVVDDGSTDNTYQVSLNFLKKYPSQVSLYRHLINRGLGATLRTGIEAALTHDSTIIVTFDADGQHHAQDILPLCQPLIHDEADVVIGKRNFNEMPFHKKFGNVVMNLITIIFYGKNVEDSQSGLRAFNREAAGLMELHSRDYGVSSEIIGEVGRKHLRMVEVPITTIYTDYSLSKGTNTRVGLKILARLIRNVFK
- a CDS encoding flavodoxin family protein, with product MVKIIGIVGSPRSNGNTENLVTEALQSAKDAGAKIELIKLGTAEIEPCIACDICKATGECAIYDDMGGILEKIRESHGLIIGSPVYFGSVTSQLKMLIDRSRPLRMDFKLKNKVGGAIAVGGSRNGGQETTISAIHDFLLIHDVVIVGDGAPLAHYGGTGVGSAKEASESDEVGLQTSRNLGKRVAELAMKINEN
- a CDS encoding DUF2304 family protein, with protein sequence MILYQYIGIIIGIIGILITFLRFKDGKMSFNMLIVWIAIWLLLIIFSIDPDTTSALASITGIGRGLDLILIIGLIGCYYFIFKIYNLIENVEGEISNLVREIALERGQSKNDKKDNKKENSGEDIKLDNP
- a CDS encoding MnmC family methyltransferase, with the protein product MEKNKNSFYTPLTPEERAMDIVREWSLKEKKGDKNARKWAALKIKDFLVETSDGTYTLQSEVMNESRETMHTTHGAFREAREKFAQPANLRGKKKIAILDICSGLGINAIAALEQVLDLLWEGKIKQLEMDLVEISWEVLAATLLIPCPLKNKPSKDNPSDNHSKNNPSNPHSIEAYHIIRKVIENYLITSGLLSFPCEMKEIPSSVDIRLHCKDARKMIMERSETQCYDAVFLDPFSPHKSPELYSQEFLAKLGSLLKKEGVIITYTSAAPVRYALIDTGLEIGEGPALGRSGGTIASFTLNRIPKSLNQSDERMIALSDAGIPFRDPDLNSSTDEIIQKRQLERMALRGHYKMASTVKAPVYLASDLEDMKIKRRVLKHLEKFNINDLNSLKARYLVCPQFSNCICCCGQEELSTSRERIKEMEKRLKIVAEGNFKDE
- the tgtA gene encoding tRNA guanosine(15) transglycosylase TgtA encodes the protein MSFEIKYKDARGRVGTLKTPHGTIKTPALMPVIHPGKQTLQVADYGAEVVITNAYLIYKNEDLREIALEKGVHELIDFSGPIITDSGSFQLSVYGDVQVSNQEIIEFQEKIGTDIGTSLDIPTPPSVKRERAERELEITLQRAIESLEIRDELMLNSVVQGSTFPDLRSKCADALGEMDFQVHPIGAVVPLMESYRYKELVEVVMASVSHLPDSRPRHLMGAGHPMIFALAVAMGCDLFDSAAYILYAEDDRLLMPNGTLKLENLYEMPCSCEVCTSYTPEQLRQMEKAERSELLAIHNLRVSLAEMRMIRQAIVEGSLWELVEQRCRAHPFLLEALRTLKNYQEDLEKYDPPYKKSAFFYTGSESLSRPEVYRHLKRIKRIPSKKSVLLLPRGSKPYSERLYDIPERFYRIISKENASEQESFTGPDSVIDQEDMQVTVVDVPFGVIPLELDQVYPLAQNESPDSYDEDSLKMVRNILSDYLEGFDQIILSEEVVETFSLTKKHLMEEYHFPKPLNIVVDEEKRVKMIADYQFGAGAGEGIFNGDLKIVKSRKTGKIRHVYDGEELIATLRASDGVFVMAREGARRLHRYLPYPKNRVVVNEDAEPFAREGKSIFAKFVINCDIDIHAKEEVLIVNEQDQLLAFGKSILNGKEILDFNTGQAVKTRKGGF